One Micromonospora eburnea genomic region harbors:
- a CDS encoding beta-ketoacyl-ACP synthase III, whose translation MSSSKIIAMGHYQPSRVVTNDDLAQLVDTNDEWIRDRVGIVTRRIAGDETVADMAAAAAGKALANSGLTAADIDLVVVATCTSIDRSPNVACRVAAKLGINAPGAFDVNTACSGFAYALGTADHAVRAGASRNAIVIGAEKLSDFTDWTDRSTCIIFGDGAGAAVITATAEDEPAGIGPVVWGSVPEKSDAVRIEGWRPYVAQEGQMVFRWATTALAPLALQACEKAGVTPAELAAFVPHQANARIIDGIARRLNIPDAIIAKDIVESGNTSAASIPLALSKLVERREVPAGAPVLLFGFGGGLTYAGQVVRCP comes from the coding sequence TCATTGCCATGGGGCACTACCAGCCCTCCCGAGTGGTGACCAACGACGATCTCGCGCAGCTGGTCGACACCAACGACGAGTGGATCCGGGACCGGGTCGGCATCGTCACCCGGCGGATCGCCGGCGACGAGACGGTGGCCGACATGGCCGCGGCCGCCGCCGGCAAGGCGCTGGCCAACTCCGGCCTCACCGCCGCCGACATCGACCTGGTGGTGGTCGCCACCTGCACGTCGATCGACCGCAGCCCGAACGTGGCCTGCCGGGTCGCCGCCAAGCTGGGCATCAACGCCCCGGGCGCGTTCGACGTCAACACCGCCTGCTCGGGCTTCGCGTACGCCCTCGGCACGGCCGACCACGCGGTCCGGGCCGGAGCGTCCCGCAACGCGATCGTGATCGGTGCGGAGAAGCTCTCCGACTTCACCGACTGGACCGACCGCTCGACCTGCATCATCTTCGGCGACGGCGCCGGAGCGGCGGTGATCACCGCGACCGCCGAGGACGAGCCGGCCGGGATCGGGCCGGTGGTCTGGGGCTCGGTGCCGGAGAAGAGCGACGCGGTCCGCATCGAGGGCTGGCGCCCGTACGTCGCGCAGGAGGGGCAGATGGTCTTCCGCTGGGCCACCACCGCGCTGGCGCCCCTCGCGCTCCAGGCCTGCGAGAAGGCCGGGGTGACCCCCGCCGAGCTGGCGGCGTTCGTGCCGCACCAGGCCAACGCGCGGATCATCGACGGCATCGCCAGGCGGCTGAACATCCCCGACGCGATCATCGCGAAGGACATCGTCGAGTCCGGCAACACGTCGGCGGCGAGCATCCCGCTCGCCCTGTCCAAGCTGGTCGAGCGACGTGAGGTGCCGGCCGGGGCGCCGGTGCTGCTGTTCGGCTTCGGCGGCGGCCTGACCTACGCCGGTCAGGTCGTCCGCTGCCCCTGA
- a CDS encoding acyl carrier protein — protein sequence MTRDEITAGLAEILEEVAGVSPDDVAEGKSFTDDLDVDSLSMVEVVVAAEEKFGVKIPDNEVQNLKTVGDAVSYIEAQS from the coding sequence ATGACCCGTGACGAGATCACCGCCGGCCTCGCCGAGATCCTCGAAGAGGTTGCCGGGGTGAGCCCGGACGACGTGGCCGAGGGGAAGTCCTTCACCGACGACCTCGACGTCGACTCGCTCTCCATGGTGGAGGTCGTCGTGGCGGCCGAGGAGAAGTTCGGCGTCAAGATCCCGGACAACGAGGTGCAGAACCTGAAGACCGTCGGGGACGCCGTCAGCTACATCGAGGCGCAGTCCTGA
- the fabF gene encoding beta-ketoacyl-ACP synthase II, which produces MSRPDVVVTGLGATTPLGGDVASTWDAMLAGRSGVGPLTQEWAAQLPVRIAAQLAVEPATVLDRVKLRRLDRSQAIAIVAAQQAWADAGLADSGLDQERLAVSIGSGIGGATTLLAQDDILEASGPRRVSPHTVPMLMPNGPAAWVGLELGAKAGVHSVASACATGAEAIALGLDIIRSGRADVVVAGGTEAVIHPLPIAGFASMRAMSTRNDEPERASRPWDKGRDGFVLGEGAGVLVLERADHAAARGARVYARLAGAGITSDAYDMVQPHSEGQIRAISKAISDAGVAKQDIVHVNTHATSTPTGDMLEIESLRTALGDHPVLSATKSMTGHLLGAAGALESIATILAIRDGVVPPTINLDDPDDDLTLEVAAHKARHMEIPAALNNAFGFGGHNVALVFTRA; this is translated from the coding sequence ATGAGTCGCCCCGACGTCGTCGTCACCGGGCTCGGCGCGACGACCCCGCTCGGCGGGGACGTCGCGTCGACCTGGGACGCCATGCTCGCCGGCCGCTCCGGGGTGGGTCCGCTCACCCAGGAGTGGGCGGCGCAACTGCCGGTACGGATCGCGGCCCAGCTCGCCGTCGAGCCCGCCACGGTGCTGGACCGGGTCAAGCTGCGCCGGCTGGACCGGTCCCAGGCGATCGCCATCGTCGCGGCCCAGCAGGCCTGGGCCGACGCCGGGCTGGCCGACAGCGGGCTGGACCAGGAGCGGCTGGCGGTCAGCATCGGCTCCGGCATCGGCGGGGCCACCACCCTGCTCGCCCAGGACGACATCCTGGAGGCCTCCGGCCCCCGGCGGGTCTCCCCGCACACGGTGCCGATGCTGATGCCGAACGGCCCGGCCGCGTGGGTCGGGCTGGAGCTGGGCGCCAAGGCCGGGGTGCACTCGGTGGCCAGCGCCTGCGCGACCGGTGCGGAGGCGATCGCGCTCGGCCTGGACATCATCCGCTCCGGTCGGGCCGACGTGGTGGTGGCCGGCGGCACCGAGGCGGTCATCCACCCGCTGCCGATCGCCGGCTTCGCCTCGATGCGGGCCATGTCGACCCGCAACGACGAGCCGGAGCGGGCCTCCCGCCCGTGGGACAAGGGCCGGGACGGTTTCGTGCTCGGTGAGGGCGCGGGCGTGCTGGTCCTGGAGCGTGCCGACCACGCCGCCGCTCGCGGCGCCCGGGTGTACGCACGCCTCGCCGGGGCTGGCATCACCTCCGACGCCTACGACATGGTGCAGCCGCACAGCGAGGGTCAGATCCGGGCGATCTCGAAGGCGATCAGCGACGCCGGCGTGGCCAAGCAGGACATCGTGCACGTCAACACGCACGCGACGTCGACGCCGACCGGCGACATGTTGGAGATCGAGTCCCTGCGGACGGCGCTGGGCGACCACCCCGTGCTGTCGGCGACCAAGTCGATGACCGGGCACCTGCTCGGCGCGGCCGGGGCGCTGGAGTCGATCGCCACCATCCTGGCCATCCGCGACGGTGTCGTCCCTCCGACGATCAACCTCGACGACCCGGATGACGACCTCACCCTGGAGGTGGCCGCTCACAAGGCGCGCCACATGGAGATCCCGGCCGCGCTGAACAACGCGTTCGGTTTCGGCGGCCACAACGTGGCTCTCGTCTTCACGCGGGCCTGA
- a CDS encoding acyl-CoA carboxylase subunit beta produces MTTTAAGTDNATVDHRDPEVRLRALFDAGSLRLMASRDASGVLWARGEIDGTPAIAYATDATRMGGAMGTEGCRHIVDAIDAAIRERVPVLGLWHSGGARLAEGVVALDAVGQVFAAMVRASGRVPQISVVLGPAAGGAAYGPALTDIVVMSGTGRIFVTGPEVVRSVTGEQVDMERLGGPEPHGRRSGVVHVTCKDDETALAESRKLAALLGRQGRLCPDDVAAPAGDGHDLAAKMPAEASRAYDVKPVVKALLDEPGVELHAKWAPNVVTTLGRFAGRTIGVIANNPLRLGGCLDASSAEKAARFVRMCDSLGVPLVVLVDVPGYLPGLGQEWDGVVRRGAKLLHAFAEAVVPRVTLVTRKAYGGAYIAMNSRALGATAVFAWPNAEVAVMGASAAVNILHRKKLAAAPAEEREALRARLIEEQIRVAGGVNRALEIGVVDDVIKPEETRRRIAEALAAAPPARGAHGNIPL; encoded by the coding sequence GTGACCACCACCGCCGCCGGTACGGACAACGCGACAGTGGACCACCGGGATCCGGAGGTCCGGCTCCGGGCGCTGTTCGACGCCGGCTCGCTGCGCCTGATGGCGTCGCGGGACGCCTCCGGTGTGCTCTGGGCACGGGGTGAGATCGACGGCACACCGGCGATCGCGTACGCCACCGACGCCACGCGGATGGGCGGCGCGATGGGCACCGAAGGGTGCCGGCACATCGTGGACGCGATCGACGCCGCGATCCGGGAGCGGGTGCCGGTGCTCGGTCTCTGGCACTCCGGCGGTGCCCGGCTGGCCGAGGGCGTGGTCGCGCTCGACGCCGTCGGCCAGGTCTTCGCCGCCATGGTGCGGGCCTCCGGCCGGGTGCCTCAGATCTCGGTGGTGCTCGGTCCGGCCGCCGGTGGCGCGGCGTACGGGCCGGCGCTGACCGACATCGTGGTGATGAGCGGGACCGGCCGGATCTTCGTCACCGGTCCCGAGGTGGTCCGCAGCGTCACCGGCGAGCAGGTCGACATGGAGCGCCTCGGCGGCCCCGAGCCGCACGGCCGGCGCTCCGGCGTGGTGCACGTGACGTGCAAGGACGACGAGACGGCCCTGGCCGAGTCGCGCAAGCTCGCCGCGCTGCTCGGCCGCCAGGGCCGGCTCTGCCCGGACGACGTGGCCGCCCCCGCCGGGGACGGGCACGACCTGGCCGCGAAGATGCCGGCCGAGGCCAGCCGGGCGTACGACGTCAAGCCGGTGGTCAAGGCGCTGCTCGACGAGCCGGGCGTGGAACTGCACGCCAAATGGGCGCCGAACGTGGTCACCACACTCGGTCGGTTCGCCGGCCGGACGATCGGCGTGATCGCCAACAACCCGCTACGGCTGGGCGGCTGCCTCGACGCGTCCAGCGCCGAGAAGGCGGCCCGCTTCGTGCGGATGTGCGACTCGCTCGGGGTGCCGCTGGTCGTGCTGGTCGACGTCCCCGGCTACCTGCCCGGCCTGGGCCAGGAGTGGGACGGCGTGGTCCGACGCGGGGCCAAGCTGCTGCACGCCTTCGCCGAGGCGGTGGTGCCGCGGGTGACGCTGGTGACCCGCAAGGCGTACGGCGGCGCGTACATCGCGATGAACTCCCGCGCGCTGGGCGCGACCGCGGTCTTCGCCTGGCCGAACGCGGAGGTCGCCGTGATGGGGGCCAGCGCGGCGGTCAACATCCTGCACCGCAAGAAGCTGGCCGCCGCCCCCGCCGAGGAGCGGGAGGCGCTGCGCGCCCGGCTGATCGAGGAGCAGATCCGGGTCGCCGGTGGCGTCAACCGGGCGCTGGAGATCGGCGTGGTGGACGACGTGATCAAGCCGGAGGAGACCCGGCGACGGATCGCCGAGGCGCTGGCGGCGGCACCTCCCGCCCGTGGTGCCCACGGCAACATCCCCCTCTGA
- a CDS encoding ROK family protein: MSVGLAGSAGAGTRTGGLLLGIDFGGTKMAVGVADAQGRLLAHRRVPTHAERGAPQALERALDLAAELVAGVGGPLVAAGVASPGVVRPDGIDLAPNVPGWERLRLADAVRDAFGVGRVAVDNDLNAAALAELRLGALRDVDPGLVVGIGTGVAAAVTVGGGVLSGHRGAAGEIGYAVAGAPWPGTMLELDFSGRALDRLAEELGVPGGAAGLADAAKRPGAAREALTARIDEAARHLVTCCLLLDPQRVVLVGGVARSDLIRGLLVGRLDEVLPHRPDVVLSRFADDAALLGALTLAREAVPASR, translated from the coding sequence GTGAGCGTGGGACTGGCGGGTTCGGCCGGGGCCGGCACCCGGACCGGCGGGCTGCTGCTCGGTATCGACTTCGGCGGCACCAAGATGGCCGTGGGGGTGGCCGACGCGCAGGGTCGCCTGCTGGCCCACCGCCGGGTCCCCACCCATGCCGAGCGGGGCGCGCCGCAGGCGCTGGAACGCGCCCTGGACCTCGCCGCGGAGCTGGTCGCCGGGGTCGGTGGGCCGCTTGTCGCGGCCGGGGTGGCCTCGCCCGGTGTGGTCCGTCCCGACGGCATCGACCTGGCCCCGAACGTGCCCGGTTGGGAGCGGCTGCGGCTGGCCGACGCGGTGCGGGACGCGTTCGGCGTCGGCCGGGTGGCGGTGGACAACGACCTGAACGCCGCCGCGCTGGCCGAGCTGCGGCTCGGGGCGCTGCGCGACGTCGACCCCGGCCTGGTGGTGGGGATCGGCACCGGCGTGGCGGCGGCCGTGACGGTCGGCGGCGGGGTCCTCTCCGGCCACCGTGGGGCGGCCGGTGAGATCGGGTACGCGGTGGCCGGCGCCCCCTGGCCGGGCACCATGCTGGAGCTGGACTTCTCCGGGCGGGCCCTGGACCGGCTCGCCGAGGAACTCGGGGTGCCGGGCGGGGCGGCCGGGCTCGCCGACGCGGCGAAGCGCCCCGGGGCGGCGCGGGAGGCGTTGACCGCCCGCATCGACGAGGCGGCCCGCCACCTGGTCACCTGCTGCCTGCTGCTCGACCCGCAGCGGGTGGTGCTGGTGGGCGGAGTGGCCCGCAGCGACCTGATCCGCGGGCTGCTGGTCGGCCGGCTCGACGAGGTGCTGCCGCACCGGCCCGACGTGGTGCTCTCCCGGTTCGCCGACGACGCCGCGCTGCTCGGCGCGCTCACACTGGCCCGCGAGGCGGTGCCGGCATCCCGCTGA
- a CDS encoding argininosuccinate lyase, translating into MSELTTYQRHHLAPTYDHHVGHLYPAMVRASQAHVVMLTEQGLVPAERGARLLRGLAELRADTSPAPAYDGSFEDTYYLMERRIAEACGIPTSELDVQLARSRNDLDAGVFRMLLRDQLLGVLDRVLATGRTALAQADRYADVVITGYTHRRPAQPTTIGHALAGYAEALAGEATAYADLIDQLNVSPLGSCAFAGTDLDIAPARVAELLGFAGLVTNSYEAVAGADHLVRVGTLNAQSLATGARLARTLMDWLSWNWVATPADFTQGSSIMPQKRNPVVLEHLVSYAGAAAADAASVLNNVGAAWWEDSNNATTDVQVRLWESNDRAERFFTLVGGFLAELAPLSPPSREEIVASGATTTAAADALTRHGVPFRAAHSVVGRLVRAGAPDTWTAEGVRAAAEGLTGPLDDAAVADLIAAAVRPDLVLNRVQVDGPGAAAVRAQVGTLRVAFEAVADRLSAVRDRLARADEALDAVAAELVAR; encoded by the coding sequence ATGAGCGAGCTGACCACCTACCAGCGGCACCACCTGGCGCCCACCTACGACCACCACGTCGGTCACCTCTATCCGGCCATGGTCCGCGCCAGCCAGGCGCACGTGGTGATGCTGACCGAGCAGGGGCTGGTCCCCGCCGAGCGGGGTGCGCGGCTGCTGCGCGGGCTCGCCGAGCTGCGTGCCGACACCAGCCCGGCGCCGGCGTACGACGGCAGCTTCGAGGACACCTACTACCTGATGGAGCGGCGGATCGCCGAGGCGTGCGGCATCCCCACCTCCGAGCTGGACGTGCAGCTGGCCCGCAGCCGCAACGACCTGGACGCCGGGGTGTTCCGGATGCTGCTGCGCGACCAGCTCCTCGGGGTGCTGGACCGGGTGCTGGCCACCGGCCGGACGGCGCTGGCGCAGGCCGACCGGTACGCCGACGTGGTCATCACCGGCTACACCCACCGCCGGCCGGCCCAGCCCACCACCATCGGGCACGCCCTCGCCGGGTACGCCGAGGCCCTCGCCGGGGAGGCGACCGCCTACGCCGACCTGATCGACCAGCTCAACGTCTCGCCGCTGGGCTCCTGCGCGTTCGCCGGCACCGACCTGGACATCGCCCCGGCCCGGGTGGCGGAGTTGCTCGGCTTCGCCGGCCTGGTGACCAACTCCTACGAGGCCGTCGCGGGCGCCGACCACCTGGTCCGCGTCGGCACCCTCAACGCGCAGTCCCTCGCGACCGGGGCGCGGCTGGCCCGCACCCTGATGGACTGGCTGAGCTGGAACTGGGTCGCCACGCCGGCCGACTTCACCCAGGGCAGCAGCATCATGCCGCAGAAGCGCAACCCGGTGGTGCTGGAACACCTGGTCTCGTACGCCGGCGCGGCGGCGGCGGACGCCGCCTCGGTGCTGAACAACGTCGGCGCCGCCTGGTGGGAGGACTCCAACAACGCCACCACCGACGTGCAGGTCCGGCTCTGGGAGAGCAACGACCGTGCGGAGCGGTTCTTCACCCTGGTCGGCGGCTTCCTGGCCGAGCTGGCACCGCTGTCGCCACCCAGCCGGGAGGAGATCGTCGCCTCGGGAGCCACCACCACCGCCGCAGCGGACGCGCTGACCCGGCACGGGGTGCCGTTCCGGGCCGCCCACTCGGTGGTCGGCCGGCTGGTCCGCGCCGGGGCCCCGGACACCTGGACCGCCGAGGGCGTCCGGGCCGCCGCCGAGGGGCTGACCGGCCCGCTCGACGACGCCGCGGTCGCCGACCTGATCGCCGCCGCCGTCCGTCCCGACCTGGTGCTGAACCGGGTCCAGGTGGACGGGCCGGGCGCCGCCGCGGTCCGCGCCCAGGTGGGTACGCTGCGCGTCGCGTTCGAGGCGGTCGCCGACCGCCTGTCGGCGGTGCGGGACCGGCTGGCCCGGGCGGACGAGGCGCTGGACGCCGTCGCCGCCGAGCTGGTGGCCCGGTGA
- a CDS encoding amidohydrolase family protein yields the protein MIVDRGLDVVDFHLHFRIGADETIHACEQAAGMHPGGEHERAVRAAGSAPYARQWRQAWGFPDPEPPAERWQDEADRWAGELRTVGIRRAVFVTGGGNDTLADVVDRHPDLLLGFAHHDPYGPDAAGELERAVTERGLRGLKLFAPLLRGPLDHEDLDPLWATAQRLGVPVLIHIGHYGSAGGLSFGRYGGPDELARMARRFPELAVVVPHFGVQHVQELFFAAWGCPNIHVDTSGSNQWVRWMPYKLTLEDLFRRCYETIGPHRIVFGSDSSWFPRGYVTRYLDDQLRVCRELGLPDDHLRAIFAGNAERLLGLTD from the coding sequence ATGATCGTCGATCGAGGACTGGACGTCGTCGATTTCCACCTGCACTTCCGGATCGGCGCGGACGAGACCATCCACGCCTGCGAGCAGGCGGCCGGCATGCACCCCGGCGGGGAGCACGAGCGGGCGGTCCGGGCCGCCGGCTCCGCCCCGTACGCCCGGCAGTGGCGGCAGGCGTGGGGCTTCCCCGACCCCGAGCCGCCCGCCGAGCGCTGGCAGGACGAGGCGGACCGTTGGGCCGGAGAACTGCGTACGGTCGGCATCCGCCGAGCCGTCTTCGTCACCGGCGGCGGTAACGACACCCTCGCCGACGTGGTCGACCGCCACCCGGACCTGCTGCTCGGCTTCGCCCACCACGACCCGTACGGCCCGGACGCCGCCGGGGAGCTGGAGCGCGCGGTCACCGAACGCGGGCTGCGCGGGTTGAAGCTGTTCGCCCCGCTGCTGCGCGGCCCGCTGGACCACGAGGACCTGGATCCGCTGTGGGCCACCGCCCAGCGGCTCGGGGTGCCGGTGCTGATCCACATCGGGCACTACGGCAGCGCCGGCGGCCTGAGCTTCGGCCGGTACGGCGGCCCCGACGAACTGGCCCGGATGGCACGCCGCTTCCCGGAGCTGGCCGTGGTGGTGCCGCACTTCGGCGTCCAGCACGTGCAGGAGCTGTTTTTCGCCGCCTGGGGCTGCCCCAACATCCACGTCGACACGTCCGGCTCCAACCAGTGGGTGCGCTGGATGCCGTACAAGCTGACGCTGGAGGACCTGTTCCGCCGCTGCTACGAGACGATCGGCCCGCACCGGATCGTCTTCGGCAGCGACTCGTCGTGGTTCCCACGCGGCTACGTGACCCGCTACCTCGACGACCAGCTCCGGGTCTGCCGGGAGCTGGGCCTGCCCGACGACCACCTTCGCGCGATCTTCGCCGGCAACGCCGAACGGCTGCTCGGCCTGACCGACTGA
- a CDS encoding creatininase family protein, whose amino-acid sequence MDGVTDRWPAGGGLLPAARIPGGELGAVAASADFAVLPVGAVEWHGPHLPLGTDLILAEGFAAESAAEAPGPRGVLFPAVAYAACPGQTRPWPGTVAIRPEIAVGYLADVIEGIVAAGFPRLLVVNGHDANMSTVRAAMEWVSGRRTASLLLVNWFQLVTPAETTEIYGALPARGHGGAYETSGVLGFDPDAVRLDAATDLPPRPKLPVSHPYVLVESRPEPWQGWSGHVSLASEEAGRQVRALAGQRLREIVAGWVAAEPPEPPTADPLPTGRES is encoded by the coding sequence ATGGACGGCGTGACGGACCGCTGGCCGGCGGGCGGCGGGCTGCTCCCCGCCGCCCGGATTCCCGGCGGCGAACTCGGCGCGGTCGCCGCCTCGGCGGACTTCGCGGTGCTCCCGGTCGGCGCGGTCGAGTGGCACGGCCCGCACCTGCCGCTCGGCACCGACCTGATCCTCGCCGAGGGCTTCGCCGCGGAGAGCGCCGCCGAGGCGCCCGGACCGCGCGGCGTGCTCTTCCCCGCCGTCGCGTACGCGGCCTGCCCGGGGCAGACCCGGCCGTGGCCGGGGACGGTCGCGATCCGGCCGGAGATCGCGGTCGGCTACCTCGCCGACGTGATCGAGGGGATCGTGGCCGCCGGCTTCCCCCGGCTGCTGGTGGTCAACGGGCACGACGCCAACATGTCCACGGTCCGGGCCGCCATGGAGTGGGTCTCCGGCCGGCGGACCGCCAGCCTGCTGCTGGTCAACTGGTTCCAGCTGGTCACCCCGGCGGAGACGACGGAGATCTACGGCGCGCTGCCGGCCCGCGGGCACGGCGGGGCGTACGAGACCTCCGGGGTGCTCGGCTTCGACCCCGACGCGGTACGCCTCGACGCCGCCACCGACCTGCCGCCCCGGCCGAAGCTGCCGGTGAGCCACCCGTACGTGCTGGTCGAGTCCCGACCCGAGCCCTGGCAGGGCTGGTCCGGGCACGTCTCGCTGGCCAGCGAGGAGGCCGGCCGGCAGGTCCGCGCCCTGGCCGGTCAGCGGCTGCGCGAGATCGTCGCCGGCTGGGTGGCCGCCGAGCCGCCCGAGCCGCCCACCGCCGACCCGCTGCCGACCGGGAGGGAATCATGA
- a CDS encoding ABC transporter permease gives MSTIPATPGAATVPPVTEDPTPPRARAPRWLAGGANSPWFPYVLVFPLALVLFGYVVQPMFATFAESVGVDGLANYSVFLTGDGVARSALVTSLVISAASVLLCGIVGVAMAFLLKRFSFPGRRLIEAIILVPAALPPLIGAISFQLLYSETGILPRGLQHLFGTEQPVLPFTGIAGVLVVHTFTMYPFFYLAASAALVGMDPSVEEAAYNLGAGRVRVWRTVLLPMLTPALVSASLLVFMTSLASYTAPLLFGVDQTMTMQIYINRTNGDLPMASTYASVLGVVSVLFLLGMRWYEGRRSYRSQSKGVASHRREITNPFGRWLALLASVLATGVLLAPVGTIALVAFSRDGSWTTEVIPSAYTMGNFVTIFTDEGAYRPIVNSLKMSLIATVACVVVGVLIAYAVRRLDFRGRALLDVAVMLAWALPGTVVAINLISAFSTGNAFSFGQVLIGTFWIMPLAYFVRFLPLVFRSSSATLAQLDPSLEEAARNLGASWWRAFGTVTLRLMLPGVLAGALLAFVHGVGEFVASVLIYTSETAPISVEINNRMYSFEVGTAAAYGMLQVVLIFVVMVVSGRLESGPKASREAARWTA, from the coding sequence GTGAGCACGATTCCCGCGACTCCGGGCGCGGCCACCGTCCCGCCGGTCACCGAGGACCCGACCCCGCCGCGGGCCCGCGCGCCCCGGTGGCTCGCCGGGGGCGCCAACTCGCCCTGGTTCCCGTACGTGCTGGTCTTCCCGCTGGCGCTGGTCCTCTTCGGGTACGTGGTCCAGCCGATGTTCGCCACCTTCGCCGAGAGCGTCGGGGTGGACGGCCTGGCGAACTACAGCGTCTTCCTCACCGGCGACGGGGTGGCCCGTTCCGCGCTGGTCACCTCGCTGGTGATCTCGGCGGCCAGCGTGCTGCTCTGCGGCATCGTCGGTGTGGCGATGGCGTTCCTGCTCAAGCGCTTCTCGTTCCCGGGCCGCCGGTTGATCGAGGCGATCATCCTGGTGCCGGCGGCGCTGCCGCCGCTGATCGGGGCGATCTCGTTCCAGCTCCTCTACAGCGAGACCGGCATCCTGCCGCGCGGCCTGCAACACCTGTTCGGCACGGAGCAGCCGGTGCTGCCGTTCACCGGCATCGCCGGGGTGCTGGTGGTGCACACCTTCACCATGTATCCGTTCTTCTACCTGGCCGCCTCGGCGGCGCTGGTCGGCATGGACCCGTCGGTCGAGGAGGCCGCCTACAACCTGGGTGCCGGCCGGGTACGGGTCTGGCGCACGGTGCTGCTGCCGATGCTCACCCCGGCGCTGGTCTCCGCCTCGCTGCTGGTCTTCATGACGTCGCTGGCGTCGTACACCGCCCCACTGCTGTTCGGGGTGGACCAGACCATGACCATGCAGATCTACATCAACCGCACCAACGGCGACCTGCCGATGGCCTCCACGTACGCCTCGGTGCTCGGCGTGGTGTCGGTGCTGTTCCTGCTCGGCATGCGCTGGTACGAGGGGCGGCGCAGCTACCGCTCGCAGTCCAAGGGCGTCGCGTCGCACCGCCGCGAGATCACCAACCCGTTCGGCCGCTGGCTGGCCCTGCTCGCTTCGGTGCTCGCCACCGGAGTGCTGCTCGCCCCGGTGGGGACCATCGCCCTGGTGGCGTTCTCGCGGGACGGCTCCTGGACGACCGAGGTGATCCCGTCCGCGTACACCATGGGGAACTTCGTCACGATCTTCACGGACGAGGGGGCGTACCGGCCGATCGTGAACTCCCTGAAGATGAGCCTGATCGCCACGGTCGCCTGCGTGGTGGTCGGCGTGCTCATCGCGTACGCGGTGCGTCGGCTGGACTTCCGCGGCCGGGCCCTGCTCGACGTGGCGGTCATGCTGGCCTGGGCGCTGCCCGGCACGGTGGTGGCGATCAACCTGATCTCGGCGTTCAGCACCGGCAACGCGTTCAGCTTCGGGCAGGTCCTGATCGGCACCTTCTGGATCATGCCGCTGGCGTACTTCGTGCGGTTCCTGCCGCTGGTGTTCCGCTCCAGCTCGGCGACGCTGGCCCAGCTCGACCCGTCGCTGGAGGAGGCCGCCCGCAACCTCGGCGCGTCCTGGTGGCGGGCGTTCGGCACGGTCACCCTGCGGCTGATGCTGCCGGGCGTGCTGGCCGGCGCGCTGCTCGCCTTCGTGCACGGCGTCGGCGAGTTCGTCGCCTCGGTGCTCATCTACACCTCGGAGACCGCGCCGATCTCCGTCGAGATCAACAACCGGATGTACTCGTTCGAGGTGGGCACCGCCGCCGCGTACGGCATGCTCCAGGTCGTCCTGATCTTCGTGGTGATGGTGGTCTCCGGGCGGCTGGAGAGCGGCCCGAAGGCCAGCCGGGAGGCGGCGCGATGGACGGCGTGA